The sequence AAAAGAGAGAGCTAAAACCGATTGAATTAAGCGTGTTTATGTTCCTTTATTCTTCAAGAAAAAAGAATGGAGATACTATTTTGCCACAGGCACAAATAGCTAAGAAGTTAAATGTCAGTAGAGTCACTGTTTCCAAGGCATTAAAATCTTTGATAGATAAGGGGTATATATCAGAAGTAGAGAATTATAAATACAGCTATAAAAAGAATTTAGGTAAAATTTACAGAATAAATCTGGAAAAATTGAAATAAATTTTATTTAAATTTTCATTAGTTCTTTGTAACGGTCAATAACAGCTCTGCGGACTTTTTCTGTAAACTCATTATCAAGAGACTGGACAATATCAACATAAGTCCCCTTTGAGCTGACTTTTTTAGGGAATGAAATAAATAAACCGCCGTGCTTTGATTCAATAACTTTTATACCTTTTATTACCAGAACATCATCAATGGTAATATCTGCAACAGCACGAACTCTACCACCTATTCTACTTGTATCAAAAGGATAAATCTTTACGTCGGTTATTTCCATTTCACAGGGTTAATATATTGTTAATTTCAAAATCTTTCAAATCAGGAGCTTTTATTTTACCAAAAGATATCTCCAGAGGTTTAGAAACAATTTCTCCTTTCTCATAAGCTACCATTATATTTTTCTTGCCGTTTAAATATTCCTCAACTGCAAATACACCAAACCTGGAAGCAATATCCCTATCAAATGCTGTAGGACTTCCACCACGCTGGATATGTCCTAATACTGCATATCTAACGCCGCCAAACTCATAAGGCCTGAGTTTTTCTTTAAGGATTCCTGCAATTTCTTTCGCAGAAGCTACACCTTCAGCAACTACTATAATTGAAAATCTTTTCCCCCTTTTTAAAGAATTAATTACAGTATCTACAATTACATGCATTGGGAATGGATACTCGGGAATTAATGTTACATCTGCTCCTGTGGCAATACCTGCAGCAAGGGCTATGAAGCCACTGTTTCTTCCCATAACCTCAACAACAAAAACTCTTTCATGGGACATTGTTGTATCTCTAATTTTGTCTATAGCATCAACAGCATTATTAACAGCTGTATCAAATCCTATTGTATAATCTGTGCCATAAGTATCATTGTCTATTGTTTTGGGAATACCTATCACAGGAATATCAAATTCTTTGACAAGAAGATTTGCTCCCTGAAAGCTACCATTACCTCCTATAACAAAAAGCGCATCTATACCTTCTTCCCTGATATTTTCTGCTGCTACTTTGCGGTATTGATAATCATG comes from Persephonella sp. and encodes:
- a CDS encoding SpoVG family protein, which produces MEITDVKIYPFDTSRIGGRVRAVADITIDDVLVIKGIKVIESKHGGLFISFPKKVSSKGTYVDIVQSLDNEFTEKVRRAVIDRYKELMKI
- the pfkA gene encoding 6-phosphofructokinase, whose amino-acid sequence is MKKIAVLTSGGDAPGLNACIRAVVRAGHYYGFDVIGVRRGFKGLIEKDFIKLSPRDVGLIINRGGTILLTAREERFHDYQYRKVAAENIREEGIDALFVIGGNGSFQGANLLVKEFDIPVIGIPKTIDNDTYGTDYTIGFDTAVNNAVDAIDKIRDTTMSHERVFVVEVMGRNSGFIALAAGIATGADVTLIPEYPFPMHVIVDTVINSLKRGKRFSIIVVAEGVASAKEIAGILKEKLRPYEFGGVRYAVLGHIQRGGSPTAFDRDIASRFGVFAVEEYLNGKKNIMVAYEKGEIVSKPLEISFGKIKAPDLKDFEINNILTL